The Microtus ochrogaster isolate Prairie Vole_2 chromosome 4, MicOch1.0, whole genome shotgun sequence nucleotide sequence tggcctTTTGGATAGCAAAGAGACCCTATGTCATAAGACAAAAGGTGGGGATGACacttgaggttgtccttttaCTTCCACGTGCACACAGTCGCTTGAAGACATCACCCCTTCAGAGACACGTATGCACACGCACAAAGGAGACGAGAGCCTGATGtagtggtgtacatctttaatcacTATTGTCAAATGGCTCATGGATTTGAGCTAAGTCTGGGCTATATAACCAGGCCTTGTctgaaaataagcaaagaaaaacaaattgcaaGTTTTATGGGCATAGAAAATCTATAAAATGCACATAATAGCCTAATGGGATAGTTGCAAAAGTTTAAGATATGTCAAACacttaagaatttttttgtttagttgggtcttttgaaaacaagatttcttgctgggcagtgatagctcacgcctttaatcccagcatttgggagcagaggcagacagatctctgagtctgaggccagcctggtctacagagcgagttccaggagagtcaggactacacagagaaaccctatcttgaaaaaccaaaaggagggctggagagatggctcagaagttaagagcactgacttccagatgtcctgagttcagttcccagcaaccacatggtggctcataactatctgtaatgagatctggtgccctcttctggtctgcagcatatatgtagggaaaatgttgtatacataattaataaataaaaatcttttaaaaaaagaaaaaaaaccaaaaggaaaagaaaacaaaattaatttatccTATGTAAACAGACTGCACctttgttttctggccacccagactcaaataatcacacataaactgtattaattacaacactgtttggtcaatagtttaTGTGTATTCCTACCTAGTTCTTATATcgtaaatttacccatttcttttaatctgtgtatcactacgaaGCTATGGCCTACCTGTAAGGTTCCAGCatgtttcctttggcagctacgtggcaactccctgactcccacctcctccctctaTATAtccctgtttggatttcccacttggttgtactctgctaagccattggccaaaacagctttattcatcaaccaataaaagcaacacatacacagaaggacctcccacttcaCTCCTATAGCTCATATTGGCCTCGAGAATGACTGTGAACTGCTGATGTTTCTACCTTCCAAGTTTTGAGGGTTACAAGGCATACACCACTAAACATCACTTAGATacggtttttttgtttgtttgttttcttggttttttgagacaggatttctctatagctttggagcctgtcctggaactagctcttgtagaccaggctggtctcgaactcacaaagatccgcctgcttatgcctcccaagtgctgggattaaaggcatgtgccaccaccgcctggcctagaATATGGCTTTTAAAGCCCTAAGCATCTACTAtagttggaggctgctcattcatttcctggccgcccagacccaaaataaccacacataaactgtattattacaacactgcttggcctattagctcatgctttttattggctagctcttatatcttaaattagcccatttctattaatctgtgtatcaccatgtggttgtggcctatgGGTAAGGTCACATCCAGTGTCTgcctcctgcagtggctacatggcaactctgactccgcctactctctatctatctatctatctatctatctatctatctatctatctatctatctatctatctaatttagcctggctatattaagccattggctgaaagcagtttttttattaaccaatggcaataaaacatattcataacatacagagaggaatcccacatcaccctacATTATATgatactgttttttgttttcaaattagtGATTTTTGTTATTGGAACTaaaaacagaccaaagaaaaagcataacAAGTGTGTATTTCCCCCCAGGTGAGGCTGTCCCAGCCCACTGCTGCATCCTGTCTGCCTGTAGTCCCTTCTTCACAGAACGTCTGGAGCgagaaaggccagttcagggTCGGAAGGTGGTGCTGGAACTGGGAGGCCTAAAGATCAGGACACTTAGGAAGCTGGTGGATTTCCTGTATACTTCAGAGATGGAAGTATCTCAGGAAGAAGCCCAGGATGTGCTTTCTGCTGCCCGTCAGCTCCGAGTCTCCGAGCTGGAAACCCTTCAGCTGGAGGGTGGAAAGTTAGTAAAGGCTCCCCAGGGCCGAAGACTAAACAGAGAGTGCTTACAACCACCCAGTGCCACACCAATCTCTGCCAGAGTGGTCGCACCCAGCCGCTGCCCTCGAGCTCCACTGCCTGCCCTCAAGACTCCACTGCCTGCCCTCCAGACTCCTGGTCCTCTTGGAGCAGTGAGGTTGAAGTCctcaggggaagaagaggggcctCACAAAAAGAGCAGCTTAACAACTGTGGATAGCTTGCCAGAGACCCTTTTACTCAAGAAGAAGGCCAGGGTTTGCTCGACTCAAGAAAGAAGCTCGTCTCCATCAAGCCAGAGAGAAGGGCCTACGGAGAAGAGTGACCCTGCTCAAGGCCCTACGGCACATTGCCATCCTGCCTTGTACCCTTCCATGGATGAGCAGCTGTTGCCCCGCAAGATCAAGCTGAGTCGCTCAAAGCCATCAGCCCATGTCTGTACACCTGGGCCTTCTAGCATTCTAAGTGGTCCCAGTTCAGTGCCCACAGCTCCTGGCCGGcgtctctggaggcagagaaatgTAAGTGAAGTAGCACAGGCTGTGGACAAGCAGAAGTCAGGGGACGTCAGTCCTCTGGAGAGCACTCCAGACCCATCAGATGTTAGGAAGACAGGTGGCGCCAGGAAGCAGAGCCCCAAATTCCGAGCCCTTGCCTCCAGCTCTGTAGAGGAGGGGCAGGTTGGGAGAGTAAAGCTTCGAAAGATTGTCAATGGTACCTGCTGGGAGGTGGTGCAGGAGCCTCCCCCCAGAAACACCCGAGACATCCCCCAGGTCCCAGGACCCTCAGACGTAGAAGAGCCTTCAGGAACTCTGCTGGCCTCAGTCAGTGTGCAGGAAATACCTGCTGGATCCCAGCTGTGTCAGGACTCCCCAGAGAGCCCGGGGCTACAGGACATTTTGCTCTGTGCTAGCCACTCCCCAGACCGCCCTGTCGTGAAGTCAGAGTTTGGGTCCAGCCCGATGCTGATAGGGAAGGAGCCTGTGCTGAACCTCGACTGCAGCGAGCCCTACACGTTTGACACAGCCCTGCTGGGCCAGCCCTGTGAAGCTGAGCAGTACCGGATCACAAGCGCTGCGGCCACCAGTGAGCTGGAAGAGATTCTAGACTTCATGCTATGTGGCTCAGATGCTGAACCACCAGTAGGATCTCTGGAGAGTCCTGGGGCTGAAGGCTGCAGAACCCCAAGTTATCACCtgtcagaaacaggaaagaattGGATTGAAGGGGAAGATTGGTGTTTGCCAGATATGGAACTCTGGCCCAGAGACCTCACAGGATTGGAAAAGGAACTGGTTGGTGAAAACAAAGAGCCAGTTGAGCCGCTTAGCCCCCTTGTCATGCCCTCTGAGAACACAGAATCAGCTGAGCCCCTTAGCCCCCTTGTCATGCCCTCTGAGGTGAACACAGAGGCACTTTCCCTGAGAAGCTCTTGGACTCCAGACCTTGAAATTaccagctcccagccactggatGGTCAGGGAGAAAAACTTCTCCACCTTGACTCCCCTGACTCTTCCCAAAGGTCTTACAGGGATCTCTCACTTCCATGCTCAAACTGGGTAGAGACAGGGCTGGATGAGGTATTGTGTCCCGCGCCCAAGGCAGTCAGGGAAGTGTCTGCTAACCCTGAACTGCGGGACCCATGTCCTGGCAGTTCTGAAGACGAAGAGATTGACGTGGTGAACTGGGCAGAGGAGGACAGGGTAGGGCCTGGTGTTCCCTCTGTCTGGCCTGACCCTTCCTCAGAGTCAGAAACAGAGATTGATATACTAACGTAGTGAGTGGACAGGCAGGGCGGGGCAGGACTCCTAGGAGGGTGACAACTATTGATCAGCAAAAGCCTCTCTTGGGAGAAAAGCAAGCACATGTCCCCTCCTCAGCACTGATCTCCCTTCCCCAGGTTTGTGCGCCAGGCAGAAGTTAAATAAATAGCAATACCATGGATAGAAAATTATGAACCTGAGCTATTTCTTTGTAATCCATTTTTCAGTGACAAAATAATTGTGGTCCCCAACTCTAGTTAAGATATAGGAATAGTTAAGACTAGGCCTTTCACAGTTCAAGAGATCTGACAGTCACTGAAAATTCAGGGACAGTTTGTGTTCTACTTAAAGGATGTCTGCGAAGGAATGAAGCTGTCTTACATAGAGCACCAGAATGAGTGGGATCTCAAAtgcccaggctggcactgaattGCCTCAGCCCCTGTGGCTGGTGTCACAGTCGGCCACGAAGCCCAGCCACGGGGCTTACTCACTGCCAGTATGACAAGCCTAGCAAAAGCCTCGATGGGCCTAGAAGATGTTCTCTCCATAACCACTTCCAAGAAGTAGATTAAAAGTAGTTGCTTTAAAAACTTTACTTTGGgggatgcagagatggctcagtggttaagagcactgtctgctcttccagaagtcctgagttcaatttctggcaactacatggtggttcacaaccatctgtaatgagatctggtgccctcttctggcctgcaggcatatatgcagacaacactgtatacataataaataaatttttatagttttgttttacaaaaaacAATCTGATCTTGTAGGCCAGGTTAGCCATGAATTTTCAGTCTTCCTGtcagtctcccaggtgctgagattgcaggcatacAGCACCAAACACATCAACAtccatgtttttttaaaagcatctcaCGTTTTACCATAGACCCCACAGTTCCCACACAGAAGTTACattatgaaaaatacaaagaccAACAACCACGAAGCCGGTTGTGTTGTCCTTTTAAGACTAAATTTAAATTTGACCCATGCTCGCAGAcactttaattttaacttttattaaacaaatccaAATAACTTTTACAAGGACTGCCTCACAACGGAACCATCATTTCTGGTGAGGAAGAAACTGGCTTCAGGTACATAGCTTAAGTTTGGCCATGCACTATCATAAATGCTTCAACATCTCCAGGGAATGAAGGCTGCAAATAGATAAGGGAACATGAGTAGGTTCGAGGAATCACAAGGACCAAGAGAGACATGCACAGTCCCAGCTATGGTTAATCACACAAAAACCCAAAATCCAGAGAACACTCAACATGCAAGTGCAGAAAACACGCCAAAGCACAGTATGAAGCACTAGGGACAAAATAAGTCCACGTAGCTAATGGGGGGGGGATGCTATCTTATCACACAGACTAttgcaaaaaccagaaaagtgcATGTAAAGCAGAGACCTTAACTACAGAAACTGACATGTCACACTGTCGAACCAGTAACATTTGCAAGAGTCATGGAATTAAAATAGTCACCTGCCGGGCGGCGGCggagcatgcttttaatcccagcactcgggaggctgaggcaggcggatctctgtgagttcgaggccagcctggtctacaagagctagttccaggacaggaaccaaaagctagagaaaccatgtctcgaaaaaaaaaaaaaaaaaaaaaaaaaaaaagtcaccaaagATGGGTGATTATTCTGTGAGATAGCTGTAAGAGTAAGACTTTCACAGTCTGCCCAATGTGCGTCCCTGCGTCGTGATGCAAACCTCAGCATGGGGGCTCCCTGCCCAACGATCTTAGGAAAGGTACTTCTTCAATTCTTTAACCACCTCTTGAGGCTCAGGAAATTTGAGCTTTCGTGGCGG carries:
- the Btbd18 gene encoding BTB/POZ domain-containing protein 18; amino-acid sequence: MCSPASSKILYRNPRFLRVAFLQLRHQQQSGVFCDALLQAEGEAVPAHCCILSACSPFFTERLERERPVQGRKVVLELGGLKIRTLRKLVDFLYTSEMEVSQEEAQDVLSAARQLRVSELETLQLEGGKLVKAPQGRRLNRECLQPPSATPISARVVAPSRCPRAPLPALKTPLPALQTPGPLGAVRLKSSGEEEGPHKKSSLTTVDSLPETLLLKKKARVCSTQERSSSPSSQREGPTEKSDPAQGPTAHCHPALYPSMDEQLLPRKIKLSRSKPSAHVCTPGPSSILSGPSSVPTAPGRRLWRQRNVSEVAQAVDKQKSGDVSPLESTPDPSDVRKTGGARKQSPKFRALASSSVEEGQVGRVKLRKIVNGTCWEVVQEPPPRNTRDIPQVPGPSDVEEPSGTLLASVSVQEIPAGSQLCQDSPESPGLQDILLCASHSPDRPVVKSEFGSSPMLIGKEPVLNLDCSEPYTFDTALLGQPCEAEQYRITSAAATSELEEILDFMLCGSDAEPPVGSLESPGAEGCRTPSYHLSETGKNWIEGEDWCLPDMELWPRDLTGLEKELVGENKEPVEPLSPLVMPSENTESAEPLSPLVMPSEVNTEALSLRSSWTPDLEITSSQPLDGQGEKLLHLDSPDSSQRSYRDLSLPCSNWVETGLDEVLCPAPKAVREVSANPELRDPCPGSSEDEEIDVVNWAEEDRVGPGVPSVWPDPSSESETEIDILT